ATCTGCGAGCCATTTAGCTCGTTCACGTTTCGAAACAGCGTATAGAAGATAGTCGGCGGTTGAAGCACTTACTAGATAATTGCGTTCGGCGGGGTCGTAGTCATCCACCTCCTTTTGCATTTTCTTGATGTCCTCTAAATACATCTTCATATAAACGCTCTCGGACGATCGCCGCGTTTGTTCTCCGCCGATCGCGCAGGGCATATATTCGGCGAGATTACTAATGATCTCTTCCCAGATACCCGGATTGTATTGGTACGACTTGCCCGTGTTCGGACGCGACTTGAGCTGGCTTTTCAACTGCCGCCCGATCTCGGCAAGCTGCGGCTGTTCTTCCAACAAAGCAGCCTTCATCTCCTTGCTGTCTTGGAATCCGCGCGCTCGAAAGGCTCCGTCGGTTACTTTGAGAAGTTCCAGATTGTGTTTTTTGGCGTAGCACGCGAGATATGGCTTTATTAACTCATTGTTGCCCCACTTTATGCGGTCAAAGGCTCCCGTGTCGTATGGCTCATCGTCTGTCTGCGCCGAAGCTTGAACGGCAAGGAAGCAAACGATCAGAAATGTAAACTTTAAGATTGGATGGTAATTCATAATTCCTCGCGTATTTAAATGTGATCTATGGAACAAAAACATTTGGGACCGGCAGATCTCCGGCGATTCCAAATTGTTGAATCAACGTTCCTGCCGTTGACCTTTGTACAAACCAATTATTGGATGATGGACGAAAAACAGCGGGATCGGACTTCCCGTCTCCGTCGTAGTCGCCGGAAAGTGGAATATCACCGTTTGTTCCGAATGGAAACGCGTAGAATGAAAGATCCTCGGAACGCAGGATGAACCAGTTCCCGTTCGAAGGTCGCCAAAACGCGACATCTGCCTTGCCGTCGCCGGTATAATCGCCTTGCATTGGCTTATCTGCCGACGTGCCGAATTGGAGGGCGTATACGCTACCGTTTGAACTGCGGCGGATCCACCATTCTGAACCGACTATGCCATTTGGTCGAAAGATCGCTATGTCGGCTTTGCCGTCGCCGTCATAGTCGGCAATAACAGGTTTATCGCCCGCCGCTCCGAAGCTAATAATATCTGTCCCGCCTGATGACTTTTGAATAAACCAGGTTTGGCTACTTTGGCGGAAAACAGCGGGATCGTCCTTTCCGTCGCCGTCGTAGTCGGCCGGAACAGGCGTGTCACCATTTGCACCGAAAGGAAACGCAAAAAAGGAATTGTCTTCGGAGCGCAAGATATACCAAAATCCCGTGCTCGGTCGCCAAAAGGCAACGTCAGCTCTACCGTCGCCGGTATAATCGGCAGGTACGACCTTGTCCGCCGCCGCGCCAAATTGAAACGCGGCATTTCCGCCGTTAGAGGATTTTAGATACCACCACTCACCGAGATTTGGTCGGAATATCGAAATGTCCGTCTTACTGTCACCGTCGAAATCGAATTTCGTCCGTACCGAACTGTTCTGCAGTCTGATAAGACCGAACATTCCGCCGGCTTCGCCAGCTACTACGGCTCGGCCCAACGAATCTAGAACAATCGCGTTTCCGATATCGCTCACGAAAATATTAAGAATGACTTTACCGGCAATACCGTATGACGAATCGAGCGAGCCGTTGGAATTGAATCGGACGATCGCGAAATCACTGTTTGTTCCACTATCAGCAAAACCCGCGACTAATATTTTTCCACTAGGTTCGATTACAATTGAGTTTGCACCATCAGAACCTACACCGATTGAAATGAATGCAAAACCGTCGCCGTCGAATGACGTGTCGAGCGAGCCGTTCGAGTTGAATCGAACTAATGCGAAATCAGATGGATTGTTGGCGGAGCCTGCAACGATGATCTTACCGTCCGATTGGATCGCAACTGACTTACAGTCGCCAAAAGTAATGGTGCCGGCCGGTGTAATGGCCTTTCCATTTATGCCAAATGAACTATCGAGGGAACCGTTCGTCGTGTACCGCGAGACACCAAAAGCCCCGCCAACCTTTCCAGCGACTACGATCTTACCGTCTGATTGAATCGCTACCGTTTTTGCAAGATCCTCAGCCGCGTCAAAATCAGTGGTCAGTTTGCCATCTCCGTCGAAAGAGCTGTCAAGGGTGCCGTTCGAGTTGTAGCGCACGACGGCAAAATCGCTATCATTTCCGGGCGAAACCGTATAGCCTGCAACAACAATTTTGCCGTCTGACTGTATGGCGGTCGCGGTCGCAACAGTTTCGCTCGTCCCAACGACCGTAGCGACGCTTATATCGACCGAACCATTCGAGTTATAGCGGGTCATGTTGAAGCCCCCAATACCCGCTAGATAACTGACCGTAACAATTTTGCCGTCAGGTTGAATTGCTAGTCCGTTGTTCTCGAACGAAGACAC
This is a stretch of genomic DNA from Chloracidobacterium sp.. It encodes these proteins:
- a CDS encoding VCBS repeat-containing protein, which translates into the protein MNTKSKIITTIAIIFATMSLWQSVRAVPGDLDTTFAQGGIARWGFGGGSDGAYAVAVQPDGKLIVAGTSSNGAVVARYNTDGSLDTSIWTSGRSFDVFLSRGEIAAVKVQTDGKIVVAGTIVSDFAVTRFNTDGSLDSSFGFGGRMTTSIIPGLVASSMAIQPDGKIIVAGSRITSTREFFALVRLNIDGSLDNTFDTDGVVTTTVSAGTDRASAVMLQGTKILVVGTARPIGLANFAIVRYNSDGSLDSSFDTDGIVITNIEGGSLQSYATAVGLLPGNPGTGVPDRIVVGGSSQTNKFAAARYNLDGSLDTSFDGDGKVTVQVGSSYGGATGMLIQASGSVTRKVILTGFSSNIEGQYDFELVRLNLNGSLDTTFDGDGRVTTPIGSSTDIANATTYHEGKIALVGYSWINSDDFALARYNLDGSLDTTFDTDGKRVDDFGSLTARAKSLAIQPDGKIVAAGLGGLMRFNGDGTLDDLFDGDGRVSSFENNGLAIQPDGKIVTVSYLAGIGGFNMTRYNSNGSVDISVATVVGTSETVATATAIQSDGKIVVAGYTVSPGNDSDFAVVRYNSNGTLDSSFDGDGKLTTDFDAAEDLAKTVAIQSDGKIVVAGKVGGAFGVSRYTTNGSLDSSFGINGKAITPAGTITFGDCKSVAIQSDGKIIVAGSANNPSDFALVRFNSNGSLDTSFDGDGFAFISIGVGSDGANSIVIEPSGKILVAGFADSGTNSDFAIVRFNSNGSLDSSYGIAGKVILNIFVSDIGNAIVLDSLGRAVVAGEAGGMFGLIRLQNSSVRTKFDFDGDSKTDISIFRPNLGEWWYLKSSNGGNAAFQFGAAADKVVPADYTGDGRADVAFWRPSTGFWYILRSEDNSFFAFPFGANGDTPVPADYDGDGKDDPAVFRQSSQTWFIQKSSGGTDIISFGAAGDKPVIADYDGDGKADIAIFRPNGIVGSEWWIRRSSNGSVYALQFGTSADKPMQGDYTGDGKADVAFWRPSNGNWFILRSEDLSFYAFPFGTNGDIPLSGDYDGDGKSDPAVFRPSSNNWFVQRSTAGTLIQQFGIAGDLPVPNVFVP